The proteins below are encoded in one region of Paralysiella testudinis:
- the metG gene encoding methionine--tRNA ligase, with the protein MNTPRKILVTSALPYANGSIHLGHMVEHIQTDVWVRFQKMRGHECYYCCADDTHGTPVMLAAQKQGLAPEDMIARVREAHLADFTGFGIGYDNYYSTHSPENKTFSEQIYRALKANGKIESRTIEQLFDPEKNMFLPDRFVKGECPKCHAPDQYGDNCEVCGTTYSPTELIKPYSAVSGATPVLKESEHFFFKLGECVDYLQQWTSGSTTLANGKVQPHLQPEALNKMNEWLQDGQLSDWDISRDAPYFGFEIPDAPGKYFYVWLDAPIGYMASFKNLCDRIGVDFDAWFQPDSNTELYHFIGKDILYFHALFWPATLQYSGHRAPTGVFAHGFLTVDGQKMSKSRGTFITAQSYLDGGLNPEWMRYYIAAKLNSKIEDIDLNLQDFISRVNSDLVGKYVNIAARAAGFIHKRFSGSLKQTADSALLAQLQAHSETIAEYYNNREYARALRDIMALADVVNEYVDANKPWELAKQEGQAERLHQVCSELINAFKILSAYLAPVLPQVAAQAAAFLNLPAFTWASSTTTLPEGHVINPYQHLMQRVEQKQVDDLIAANKQNIQAAEAAAPVQAAYEPLTPQASFDDFMKIDLRVAKVLHCEAVEGSSKLLKFQLDLGFEQRTIFSGIAASYPEPAKLIGRMVIVVANFAPRKMAKFGISEGMITSAAGEDKLFLLDVDSGAQPGMRVG; encoded by the coding sequence ATGAACACGCCCCGCAAAATACTGGTTACATCCGCGCTGCCGTATGCCAACGGCAGCATTCATTTAGGCCATATGGTTGAGCACATCCAAACCGATGTTTGGGTGCGCTTTCAAAAAATGCGCGGCCACGAATGCTATTACTGCTGTGCCGACGACACCCACGGCACCCCGGTGATGCTGGCGGCACAAAAGCAAGGCTTGGCTCCGGAAGACATGATTGCCCGCGTGCGCGAAGCGCATCTGGCCGATTTCACCGGCTTTGGTATCGGCTACGACAACTACTACAGCACCCATTCGCCGGAAAACAAAACCTTTTCCGAGCAAATTTACCGCGCCCTGAAAGCCAACGGCAAAATCGAATCACGCACCATCGAGCAGCTGTTCGACCCCGAAAAGAACATGTTTCTGCCCGACCGCTTTGTAAAAGGCGAATGCCCCAAATGCCACGCGCCCGACCAATACGGCGACAACTGCGAAGTGTGCGGCACCACCTACAGCCCTACCGAGCTGATTAAGCCTTATTCCGCCGTATCCGGCGCCACGCCGGTGCTGAAAGAGTCGGAACACTTTTTCTTTAAGCTGGGCGAATGTGTGGATTATTTGCAGCAATGGACTTCAGGCAGCACCACCTTGGCCAACGGCAAAGTGCAGCCGCATTTGCAGCCCGAAGCCTTAAACAAAATGAACGAATGGCTGCAAGACGGCCAATTGTCCGACTGGGACATCAGCCGCGATGCGCCGTATTTTGGCTTTGAAATTCCCGATGCGCCGGGCAAATATTTCTATGTGTGGCTGGATGCGCCCATCGGCTATATGGCTTCGTTTAAAAACCTGTGCGATCGCATCGGCGTGGATTTCGATGCCTGGTTTCAGCCCGACAGCAACACCGAGCTATACCACTTTATCGGCAAAGACATTCTGTATTTCCACGCCTTGTTTTGGCCGGCCACACTGCAGTATTCCGGCCACCGTGCCCCCACCGGCGTGTTTGCCCACGGCTTTTTAACCGTAGACGGGCAAAAAATGTCCAAATCGCGCGGCACCTTCATCACCGCCCAATCGTATCTGGACGGCGGCCTGAACCCGGAATGGATGCGCTACTATATTGCCGCCAAACTGAACAGCAAAATTGAAGACATCGACCTGAACCTGCAAGATTTTATCTCGCGCGTTAACAGCGACTTGGTGGGCAAATACGTCAACATCGCCGCCCGCGCCGCTGGCTTTATCCACAAACGTTTTTCAGGCAGCCTGAAACAAACCGCCGACAGCGCCTTGTTGGCGCAATTGCAGGCGCACAGCGAAACCATTGCCGAATACTACAACAACCGCGAATACGCCCGCGCCCTGCGCGATATTATGGCGCTGGCCGATGTGGTGAACGAATATGTGGATGCCAACAAACCGTGGGAACTGGCCAAACAAGAAGGCCAGGCCGAGCGCCTGCACCAAGTGTGCAGCGAGCTGATTAACGCCTTTAAGATACTCAGCGCGTATCTGGCGCCGGTGTTGCCGCAAGTGGCCGCACAAGCCGCTGCCTTTTTGAATCTGCCGGCGTTCACCTGGGCCAGCAGCACCACAACGCTGCCTGAAGGCCACGTCATCAACCCATACCAACATTTAATGCAACGCGTGGAGCAAAAACAAGTGGATGATTTAATCGCCGCCAACAAACAAAACATTCAAGCTGCCGAAGCAGCGGCACCCGTTCAGGCAGCCTATGAGCCGCTCACACCGCAGGCTTCGTTTGACGACTTTATGAAAATCGATTTACGCGTGGCCAAAGTGCTGCATTGCGAAGCGGTGGAAGGCAGCAGCAAGCTGCTGAAATTCCAGCTGGACTTGGGTTTTGAGCAACGCACCATCTTCTCCGGCATTGCTGCCAGCTATCCTGAGCCGGCCAAATTGATTGGCCGCATGGTGATTGTGGTGGCCAACTTCGCACCGCGTAAAATGGCCAAATTCGGTATATCCGAAGGCATGATTACTTCGGCTGCGGGCGAGGACAAGTTATTTTTGCTGGATGTGGATTCCGGTGCGCAACCGGGTATGCGCGTAGGTTAA
- the sstT gene encoding serine/threonine transporter SstT, translated as MSLKRLATAYMNGSLVWQIVIGLILGIALAAVWPQGAKSVGLLGDFFVGALKAVAPVLVLVLVASAIAQHKTGNQVYIKPILLLYLLGTFAAALVAVLASFMFPTNLTLVTAEISQTPPSGIVEVLKTLVLRLVDNPFNAIATANYIGILAWAVLLGIALRHAAEPAKVMLNELAEAITKIVRWVIRLAPIGVFGIVASTIATTGFGELLAYAKLLAVLVGAMLFVALVINPLIVFAKIRRNPYPLVFTCLAESGLTAFFTRSSAANIPVNMALAKKLGLHEDTYSVSIPLGATINMAGAAITITVLTLAAVHTLGIEVDIATALLLSLLAAIGACGASGVPGGSLLLIPMACSLFGISNDLATQVVAVGFIIGVVQDSCETALNSSTDVLFTAAADLGERRNSGV; from the coding sequence ATGTCTTTGAAACGTTTGGCCACGGCCTATATGAACGGCAGCCTAGTGTGGCAGATTGTGATCGGTTTAATACTGGGTATTGCGCTGGCAGCGGTATGGCCGCAAGGTGCCAAATCGGTGGGCTTGCTGGGCGACTTTTTTGTGGGCGCGCTCAAAGCGGTGGCACCGGTGTTGGTATTGGTGCTGGTGGCTTCGGCCATTGCGCAGCATAAAACCGGCAATCAGGTTTATATCAAGCCGATTTTGCTGCTTTATTTGCTGGGCACTTTTGCCGCAGCGCTGGTGGCGGTATTGGCCAGCTTTATGTTTCCCACCAATTTAACACTGGTGACCGCCGAAATCAGCCAAACCCCGCCTTCCGGCATTGTTGAGGTGCTCAAAACGCTGGTGCTGCGCTTGGTAGACAATCCGTTTAACGCGATTGCCACTGCCAACTACATCGGCATTCTGGCCTGGGCGGTGTTGCTGGGCATTGCGCTGCGCCATGCCGCCGAACCGGCCAAAGTCATGCTGAATGAGCTGGCCGAGGCGATTACCAAAATTGTGCGCTGGGTTATCCGCTTGGCGCCGATTGGTGTGTTTGGCATTGTGGCTTCCACCATTGCCACCACCGGCTTTGGCGAATTGCTGGCCTACGCCAAATTGCTGGCGGTATTGGTGGGGGCGATGCTGTTTGTGGCGCTGGTGATAAATCCGCTGATTGTATTTGCCAAAATCCGCCGCAACCCCTACCCGCTGGTGTTCACCTGCTTGGCCGAAAGCGGCCTCACCGCCTTTTTCACCCGCAGCTCCGCCGCCAATATTCCGGTGAACATGGCTTTGGCTAAAAAATTAGGGCTGCATGAAGACACCTATTCCGTGTCTATTCCGCTGGGTGCCACCATCAATATGGCCGGTGCCGCCATCACCATCACCGTGCTTACACTGGCAGCGGTACACACCTTGGGTATTGAAGTTGATATCGCCACAGCGCTGCTGTTGAGCTTATTGGCCGCGATTGGTGCCTGCGGGGCTTCCGGCGTGCCCGGCGGATCGCTGCTGCTGATTCCCATGGCCTGCAGCCTGTTTGGCATCAGCAACGATTTGGCCACTCAAGTGGTGGCGGTGGGCTTTATTATCGGCGTGGTACAAGATTCGTGCGAAACCGCGCTAAACTCCTCCACCGATGTGTTGTTTACCGCCGCTGCCGATTTGGGCGAACGCCGCAACAGCGGGGTTTAA
- a CDS encoding CysB family HTH-type transcriptional regulator encodes MKLQQLRYAVEVYRQNLNVSDAADVLFTSQPGISKQIRLLEEELGVPLFVRHGKRMVAVTAPGKVVLETAQRILREVQNIKKIGTEFADQDSGSLTIATTHTQARYGLPRVVSAFVARYPQVQLSILPASPSALDKMVLEGEADFAIGTELVQEHEALRKLSCYAWNRSVVVPEGHALLDLARPLQLADIAAWPLVTYEFAFQKEARIARAFAQAQLEPPKVVLASADTDIIKTYVRLGLGIGLMASMAYDAQADEGLRLISAEHLFEPSFSHIVLRQDAYLRGYAYAFLQLFSERLTREYIEAALYAPLAEDFSI; translated from the coding sequence ATGAAATTACAGCAACTACGCTATGCGGTGGAGGTATACCGCCAGAATTTGAATGTGTCGGATGCGGCCGATGTGTTGTTTACTTCGCAGCCGGGGATTTCCAAGCAAATCCGCTTGTTGGAAGAAGAGCTGGGCGTGCCTTTGTTTGTGCGCCACGGCAAACGCATGGTGGCGGTAACGGCGCCGGGCAAGGTAGTGTTGGAGACGGCGCAGCGCATTTTGCGCGAAGTGCAAAACATTAAGAAAATAGGCACTGAATTTGCCGATCAAGACAGCGGCTCGCTCACCATCGCCACCACGCACACGCAGGCGCGCTATGGCTTGCCACGGGTGGTGTCGGCGTTTGTGGCACGTTATCCGCAGGTGCAGTTGTCGATTTTGCCGGCCAGCCCGTCGGCATTAGACAAGATGGTGCTGGAAGGTGAAGCGGATTTTGCCATTGGTACGGAGCTGGTGCAGGAGCATGAGGCTTTGCGCAAGCTGAGTTGCTACGCTTGGAACCGCAGTGTGGTGGTGCCGGAAGGCCATGCTTTGTTGGATTTGGCGCGCCCGCTACAGCTGGCCGATATTGCCGCCTGGCCCTTGGTGACGTATGAATTTGCGTTTCAAAAAGAAGCGCGTATTGCGCGAGCATTTGCGCAGGCGCAGCTTGAGCCGCCCAAGGTGGTGCTGGCTTCTGCCGATACCGATATCATTAAAACCTATGTGCGCTTGGGGCTAGGCATCGGCTTGATGGCCAGTATGGCCTACGATGCGCAGGCGGATGAAGGTTTGCGCTTAATCAGTGCCGAACATTTGTTTGAGCCGTCGTTTTCGCATATTGTGCTGCGGCAAGACGCTTATTTGCGCGGCTATGCCTATGCGTTTTTGCAGTTATTTTCCGAGCGGCTTACGCGCGAATATATCGAAGCGGCGTTGTATGCGCCTTTGGCGGAAGATTTTTCTATTTAG
- the menA gene encoding 1,4-dihydroxy-2-naphthoate octaprenyltransferase, producing the protein MPSQPNPHPHARITVWLAALRLRTLPLAGAAMLAAAMLAWQQQVFQAALFIASLSTAVLLQIFSNLANDYGDAAHGADRQRRHGPVRAVAAGLIAPLHMRRALLGCALLCMASGLWLLAISLPALHGWAAQWWLWLLLGTLALLAAWAYTAGHRPYGYVGLGDAAVWLFFGLLAVLGGSVLYGAAITWPAVAAANALGLWCTAVLNINNMRDIPTDLAAGKHTIAARLGLRRAGRYHAVLLGLAAASWGVWLYHSLPPMAAILLASALLLFYRHHDHALRSAPQRPHEYNRQLAQLSLFILLWVGANALAMGSFHAA; encoded by the coding sequence ATGCCGTCCCAACCCAATCCCCACCCTCATGCCCGTATCACCGTATGGCTGGCCGCCCTGCGCTTGCGCACCCTGCCGCTGGCCGGTGCCGCCATGCTGGCCGCAGCCATGCTGGCGTGGCAGCAGCAGGTGTTTCAGGCAGCCTTGTTTATCGCCAGCCTCAGCACCGCCGTTTTACTGCAAATATTCAGCAATCTGGCCAACGATTACGGCGATGCCGCACACGGTGCCGATCGCCAACGCCGCCACGGCCCCGTGCGGGCGGTGGCCGCCGGGCTGATTGCACCGTTGCACATGCGCCGCGCCCTGCTTGGGTGCGCCTTGCTGTGTATGGCCAGCGGCTTGTGGTTGCTGGCCATCAGCCTGCCCGCACTGCACGGCTGGGCGGCACAGTGGTGGCTGTGGCTGCTGTTGGGCACGTTGGCGCTGTTGGCGGCATGGGCTTACACCGCCGGACACCGGCCCTATGGCTATGTCGGCTTGGGTGATGCGGCGGTGTGGCTGTTTTTCGGCCTGCTGGCCGTGTTGGGCGGCAGCGTACTCTACGGCGCAGCCATTACTTGGCCTGCCGTGGCAGCAGCCAATGCGCTGGGGCTGTGGTGCACAGCCGTGCTCAACATCAATAATATGCGCGACATCCCCACCGATTTGGCTGCCGGCAAACACACCATAGCCGCCCGCCTCGGCCTGCGCCGCGCCGGTCGGTACCATGCGGTTTTATTGGGCTTGGCCGCCGCCAGCTGGGGCGTGTGGCTATACCATAGCCTGCCGCCCATGGCGGCCATTTTGCTGGCCAGCGCTTTGCTGTTGTTTTACCGTCATCATGACCACGCCCTGCGAAGCGCGCCACAACGACCGCACGAATACAACCGCCAATTGGCGCAACTGAGCCTGTTTATCCTGCTGTGGGTGGGTGCCAATGCACTGGCAATGGGTTCGTTTCATGCTGCCTGA
- a CDS encoding OmpA family protein → MTKQLKLSALIVAMIASASAMAHEKNGYTISQESREVVRNNYGECWENSFLNKATDGLAECGDGVAVAPAQPEYVDETVALSANFLFGFDKYNLRPEASETLNTLAQRLSQTNVQAVRVEGNTDFMGSEAYNQALSERRANTVANYLVSRGVPAQKISAVGLGESQARMTESCQAEVAKLGKKVSAAKKRSALIACIEPDRRVDVKIRTLVTRQAQ, encoded by the coding sequence ATGACCAAACAGCTGAAATTGAGCGCCTTGATCGTTGCGATGATTGCTTCTGCCAGCGCGATGGCCCACGAAAAAAACGGCTACACCATTAGCCAAGAGTCTCGCGAAGTTGTGCGCAACAACTACGGCGAGTGTTGGGAAAACTCTTTCCTGAACAAAGCCACTGACGGCTTGGCTGAATGCGGTGACGGCGTTGCCGTTGCACCGGCTCAACCGGAATACGTAGACGAAACCGTTGCCTTGTCTGCCAATTTCTTGTTCGGCTTTGACAAATATAACCTGCGTCCGGAAGCCAGCGAAACCCTGAACACCTTGGCACAACGTTTGTCTCAAACCAACGTTCAAGCGGTACGTGTAGAAGGCAATACCGACTTTATGGGTTCAGAAGCTTACAACCAGGCTCTGTCTGAGCGCCGTGCCAACACCGTGGCCAACTACTTGGTATCTCGCGGCGTACCGGCTCAGAAAATCTCTGCCGTTGGTTTGGGCGAATCTCAAGCCCGCATGACCGAATCTTGCCAAGCCGAAGTAGCCAAGCTGGGCAAAAAAGTATCTGCCGCCAAAAAACGCTCTGCTCTGATTGCTTGTATCGAGCCGGATCGTCGTGTAGATGTGAAAATCCGCACCTTGGTAACCCGCCAAGCTCAGTAA
- a CDS encoding C40 family peptidase, with product MAPVHAAPEGLDNAALERLINDKTGSQASSGDDAGDLIMNAMGLLGVAYRFGGNSPVSGLDCSGFMQYIFKKSMRVNLPRTSSEMATVGRAVSRGDLQPGDMVFFSPGGRRISHVGMYIGNGRMVHAPRTGKNIEITSIDSGYWARYYTTARRVSNSDRFR from the coding sequence GTGGCACCGGTACATGCGGCGCCGGAAGGTTTGGACAATGCCGCCTTGGAGCGGCTGATTAACGACAAAACCGGCTCGCAAGCCAGTAGTGGCGATGATGCTGGCGATTTGATTATGAACGCCATGGGCTTGCTGGGCGTGGCTTACCGCTTTGGTGGCAATTCACCGGTGAGCGGCCTTGATTGCAGTGGTTTTATGCAATACATTTTCAAAAAGAGCATGCGCGTGAATTTGCCGCGTACCTCTTCGGAAATGGCTACCGTGGGCCGGGCGGTGAGCCGTGGCGATTTGCAGCCGGGCGATATGGTGTTTTTCAGCCCCGGCGGGCGGCGCATTTCGCATGTGGGCATGTATATTGGCAACGGACGTATGGTACACGCGCCGCGCACCGGCAAAAATATTGAAATCACCAGCATAGACAGCGGCTACTGGGCGCGGTATTACACCACCGCCCGCCGTGTCAGCAATAGCGACCGTTTCCGTTAG
- a CDS encoding IS110 family RNA-guided transposase produces the protein MMNFQVLGIDISKNKLDCALIRDIGSSKIKTKALPNHLQGFNQLTEWLYKNIGEDLSLLKIFMEATGVYHEALAEYLHNKGIAVYLLNPADSAHYAKYDSLHKTDKADSQSLARAGIDRLMHHKVRQWQPAAPHIKRLNALLARLDALQSDLQREDNRMEKAGFSAVPEAVSQSISTMQTNLKQQISTITQEIEQHIDRHPDLKKDRALLRSIPGVGEVVSLRMVALYHSKHFTSASQMAAYLGLVPKKRESGKHKGKAMLSKRGSSVIRAKLYMAAVVAKTWNPDINAHYRRLKARNKTEMQTIGAAMRRLVQICFGVLKHQCEYQAKITIAA, from the coding sequence ATGATGAACTTCCAAGTATTGGGCATCGACATCAGCAAAAACAAATTAGATTGTGCTCTTATCCGCGACATTGGCAGCAGTAAAATCAAAACCAAAGCATTGCCAAACCACCTCCAAGGCTTTAACCAACTGACAGAATGGCTGTATAAAAACATCGGTGAAGACTTAAGCCTACTCAAAATTTTCATGGAAGCCACCGGCGTTTACCACGAAGCATTGGCAGAGTACCTGCATAACAAAGGCATCGCCGTTTATCTGCTTAATCCTGCCGACAGTGCCCATTATGCCAAATACGACAGCTTGCACAAAACCGATAAGGCTGATAGCCAGTCACTGGCCAGAGCCGGTATTGACCGCCTCATGCACCACAAAGTACGCCAATGGCAGCCTGCTGCACCCCACATCAAGCGGCTCAACGCACTACTAGCCCGTCTAGATGCGCTGCAAAGCGATCTGCAGCGTGAAGACAACCGCATGGAGAAAGCCGGATTCAGCGCTGTTCCCGAAGCGGTCAGCCAGTCCATCAGCACCATGCAGACCAATTTGAAGCAGCAGATCAGCACCATCACACAGGAAATCGAACAACATATTGACCGGCATCCTGATTTGAAAAAAGACCGTGCTTTACTGCGCAGCATACCCGGTGTAGGTGAAGTGGTTTCATTGCGCATGGTTGCGCTCTATCATAGCAAACATTTTACCTCCGCCTCGCAAATGGCTGCCTATTTGGGATTGGTGCCGAAAAAACGGGAATCCGGCAAACACAAAGGCAAAGCCATGCTTTCCAAGCGGGGCAGTTCGGTCATACGAGCTAAGTTGTATATGGCTGCGGTGGTTGCAAAAACGTGGAATCCGGATATTAACGCGCATTACCGCAGACTGAAAGCCAGAAACAAAACGGAAATGCAGACCATCGGCGCAGCGATGCGCCGCTTGGTACAGATTTGCTTTGGTGTGTTGAAGCACCAATGCGAATATCAGGCCAAAATAACCATTGCGGCTTGA
- a CDS encoding Lrp/AsnC family transcriptional regulator, producing MSVQHELDKLDRQILNLLQSDATLPLKVVAEQVGSSVATCQRRIQQMQQQGVIIKQVAMVNPAAVGRSLSVFVAVEMEKQSPALQDMFVRSMDKEPDVMSCYEISGDYDYMLLVHARDMADYHHFTRRVLTADNNVRGFKSQFVMNFNKVETKITL from the coding sequence ATGTCTGTGCAACATGAATTGGATAAGCTGGATCGGCAAATTTTGAACCTGCTGCAAAGCGATGCCACACTGCCGTTGAAAGTGGTGGCCGAGCAAGTGGGCTCGTCGGTGGCCACTTGCCAGCGGCGCATTCAGCAGATGCAGCAGCAAGGGGTGATTATCAAACAAGTGGCGATGGTGAACCCGGCGGCGGTGGGGCGCAGCTTGAGTGTGTTTGTGGCGGTGGAAATGGAAAAACAAAGCCCGGCCTTGCAAGACATGTTTGTGCGCAGCATGGACAAAGAGCCGGATGTGATGAGCTGCTATGAAATTTCCGGCGATTACGACTACATGCTGCTGGTGCATGCGCGTGATATGGCCGATTACCACCATTTCACCCGCCGCGTGCTCACGGCCGATAATAATGTGCGTGGGTTTAAAAGCCAGTTTGTGATGAATTTCAATAAGGTGGAAACCAAAATCACCTTATAA
- the rarD gene encoding EamA family transporter RarD, with protein MSNLKKGVWAALLSNILFGVLYLYSGWMQPMGGTDVFAWRMVSMLAALWLILLLSHGWHDLFRFAYKVGRDWRKWALIVLPTPIVASQLWLFMWAPVNGYGVDVAMGYFLFPLVMVLCGRLFLGEAVNRLQWLAVALAGAGVAHELWQTHAFSWVTIWVFATYPVYYLLRRLLCVPALTGLLIDLTLIAPFALGYLLLQTNGFAIWAAPSRFWLLIPLLGIISAAAMQLNLHASRLLPVTLFGMFSYLEPVLLFALALLVLKTPLAAESLITYGLIWAALCLSLLDGWLKMRRAPHMVGKPATASA; from the coding sequence ATGAGCAATTTAAAAAAAGGCGTTTGGGCAGCCTTATTGTCCAATATTCTGTTTGGCGTGCTGTATCTTTACAGCGGCTGGATGCAGCCCATGGGCGGCACCGATGTGTTTGCTTGGCGCATGGTGAGCATGTTGGCGGCTTTATGGCTGATTTTGCTGCTCAGCCACGGCTGGCATGATTTATTCCGCTTTGCCTACAAAGTGGGGCGCGACTGGCGCAAATGGGCGCTGATTGTGCTGCCCACGCCGATTGTGGCCAGCCAGCTGTGGCTGTTTATGTGGGCACCGGTAAACGGCTACGGCGTAGACGTGGCGATGGGCTATTTTCTGTTTCCCTTGGTGATGGTGTTGTGCGGGCGTCTGTTTTTGGGCGAAGCGGTCAACCGTCTGCAATGGCTGGCGGTGGCCTTGGCCGGCGCCGGGGTGGCGCATGAGCTGTGGCAAACCCATGCTTTTTCTTGGGTTACCATCTGGGTGTTTGCCACCTATCCCGTGTATTACCTGCTGCGCCGCCTGCTGTGCGTACCCGCCCTCACCGGCTTGCTGATCGACCTCACGCTGATTGCCCCGTTTGCCTTGGGCTATTTGCTGCTGCAAACCAATGGTTTCGCCATTTGGGCAGCGCCGTCGCGCTTTTGGCTGTTGATTCCGCTGCTGGGCATCATCAGCGCCGCCGCCATGCAGCTCAATCTGCACGCCAGCCGCCTGCTGCCAGTAACCCTGTTCGGCATGTTCAGCTATCTGGAGCCGGTGCTGCTGTTTGCATTGGCATTGTTGGTGTTGAAAACACCACTGGCGGCCGAATCGCTGATTACCTATGGCCTGATTTGGGCTGCTCTGTGCCTGAGCCTGCTTGATGGTTGGTTGAAAATGCGCCGCGCACCGCACATGGTCGGCAAACCGGCCACGGCATCAGCATAA
- a CDS encoding ABC1 kinase family protein, with protein MSKSAFAAMGDLARLREIAAILARYGLSEFIQRLRLSGKPWQDKQAQAAAQQHRYLSTPQRFRRAFEELGPTFIKLGQVLSTRVDIFGREWTEEFEHLQSNVRPIASADILALIESQLQQPLGEVFRHIDPQPIGSASIAQVHRAVLVSGEVVAVKVKRPDIDATIAADLRILTHIAQLIETEIPESRRYHPVQMLHYFARSLAKETDLSVELRYLQRFGRAYENHAFIRIPKVYAAYSNRQLLVQEYIDDTLLNDLALETLPAEARRQLATHITDALLGMILQHGFFHADPHPGNIFVNAQGRIALIDFGLVGHLSATRRREIISLINALMQRDQFAMQYVLSNWAQGDLPDESLLGADVMEMLLNYEHTAMKDLRISQVINDITHIMRTHELTLPPDLVMLFKALITLEGVVKRLDGEFELLQHAKPIVRNIMRHRLQPGHVWRKSKMHTQMLTQVLDEMPQNVLRLSRRIQKGQFSINLDIKRLEQLNTQLDRITNRLTMGIVTAALIVGSSIVMNIDAGPKLFGLPFFGLIGYLLAFANSLWVIWSIWRSGKH; from the coding sequence ATGAGCAAATCTGCTTTTGCCGCCATGGGCGATTTGGCCCGTTTACGCGAAATCGCGGCCATTTTGGCACGCTACGGTTTAAGCGAATTTATCCAGCGCCTGCGCCTGTCGGGCAAGCCCTGGCAGGACAAACAGGCGCAAGCGGCAGCACAACAGCACCGTTATTTAAGCACACCGCAGCGTTTCCGGCGTGCCTTTGAAGAATTAGGGCCTACTTTTATCAAACTCGGGCAGGTATTGTCTACCCGTGTGGACATCTTTGGCCGAGAATGGACGGAAGAGTTCGAACATTTGCAAAGCAATGTGCGCCCGATTGCCAGCGCCGACATCCTCGCCCTCATCGAAAGCCAGCTGCAACAGCCATTGGGCGAAGTATTCCGCCATATCGACCCGCAGCCCATCGGCAGCGCTTCGATTGCCCAAGTACACCGCGCGGTGTTGGTGAGCGGCGAAGTGGTGGCGGTAAAAGTGAAGCGGCCAGACATCGATGCCACCATCGCTGCAGATTTACGTATTTTAACCCATATTGCACAGCTGATTGAAACCGAAATTCCCGAATCGCGCCGCTACCATCCGGTGCAAATGCTGCACTATTTTGCCCGCTCGCTGGCCAAAGAAACCGATTTATCGGTGGAACTGCGCTATTTACAGCGCTTTGGCCGCGCCTACGAAAACCACGCTTTTATCCGCATTCCCAAGGTGTACGCCGCGTATTCTAACCGCCAACTGCTGGTGCAAGAATACATTGACGATACTTTACTGAATGATTTGGCACTGGAAACCCTGCCCGCCGAAGCACGGCGGCAGCTGGCCACCCACATTACCGACGCCTTATTGGGCATGATTTTGCAGCACGGCTTTTTCCATGCCGACCCACACCCGGGCAATATTTTTGTGAACGCCCAAGGCCGTATTGCCCTAATCGACTTCGGCTTGGTGGGCCACCTCAGCGCCACCCGCCGCCGTGAAATTATTTCTTTAATCAACGCCTTGATGCAGCGCGACCAATTTGCCATGCAATATGTACTCAGCAATTGGGCGCAGGGCGATTTGCCCGACGAAAGCCTGCTGGGCGCGGATGTGATGGAAATGCTGCTCAACTACGAACACACCGCCATGAAGGACTTGCGCATCAGCCAGGTGATTAACGACATCACCCACATCATGCGCACCCACGAGCTCACTCTGCCGCCCGACTTGGTAATGCTGTTTAAAGCACTGATTACACTGGAGGGCGTGGTAAAACGGCTGGACGGCGAATTCGAGCTGCTGCAACACGCCAAGCCGATAGTGCGCAACATCATGCGCCACCGCCTGCAACCGGGGCATGTGTGGCGCAAAAGCAAGATGCACACGCAAATGCTCACCCAAGTGCTGGATGAAATGCCGCAAAACGTGCTGCGCCTCAGCCGCCGCATTCAAAAAGGCCAATTCAGCATTAATCTGGACATCAAACGGCTGGAGCAGCTCAACACCCAGCTCGACCGCATCACCAACCGCCTCACCATGGGCATCGTTACCGCCGCGCTGATTGTGGGCTCCTCCATCGTGATGAACATTGATGCCGGCCCCAAACTCTTCGGCCTGCCCTTTTTCGGCCTGATTGGCTATTTGCTCGCCTTTGCCAACAGCCTGTGGGTGATTTGGTCGATTTGGCGCTCCGGCAAACACTGA